From the Hemicordylus capensis ecotype Gifberg chromosome 1, rHemCap1.1.pri, whole genome shotgun sequence genome, the window AAATTTTGACCCTTGTCTTTAGACTGCCAGCTCAGACTGCTCCAACAGGTTTTATGGGTGCGTATAGGTCATCTGTGTGGAGGGTAACTTAGTCTAGTTACTAGACATCTAGCCTCCTCATATGCAGATAAAGTTAAAAGCAAAACCCTATTTGGTCATTATGTTTACCACTCGTACCGTCTAGCCCTAGTCGAGCATTATCTTGTCTGAGTATATACatgtctgtacacaagtacatggGGTTTTTTCGTGAATAACCatacctgagttcattttaagtgaacctgggtacaggcccatcAAATGTGTAGCACAGATAAgaggtgtactgctgtacctgtgcttaacataatatgtgaataacctGTGTTAACTGTGTGACCGTATTGAgttttcaacataatgtgtaaatagggcttcTGTGAACAGTGGATGCAGgtacagatctggacacaggttcCATTATTGACATGTTTTGAATTCAGATACAGTAGTAAATTTCCTGTGtgtactgtgcatttgagggACTTCTATCcaaatttgcttttaaaatgaacacgggTGCAGACATTCACAAACAACCATGTATGAATGTACAAATATCTGAACGCAGGTAGAACATCTGACTAGGACATATGTTCAGTGGAACTTCTGATTAATTCTGTGCACTGAACTCCATATTGTGTTTGAGTAAATACGCTTAGGATCTGGTTGCATGACACATCTGTATGTAGCCGCATACAAGATATCCTGAAGAAAAGAAACTGGGATTGTTCCTAGACAGTGCTAAATCCCAAATGATTACCTTAGTTGCACTTTGTAAGTTGGTCCTTTTCATGACAGTTTATCACATGATACTTGCAAAACTCTCTCTGCATTTCACAGTTACTTTAACTTTAAATATGGATAACAGCCAGTGAGCATAACAGCAAGCTTCGTGGATGGGCTCCTCTTGTCGTGAAATGGGTGATTACAAGTGTTTTTACGATAATTAAAATTCTCAGAATCCTTGGACATTCTCTTTCAACTTGTGCAGTAatctccaatttatttattttattttttatttatttaaccaatttttatactgcccaaaacttacgtgtatgggcagtttacaacaaagcaaaacaaacagaagaagaaatgacagcagaaaaattaaaacattagtttaaacagaataaatgataaaaaagttaaaacatgacaacaatttaattttataaaaaaaatatactaaaacaatgttaaaactattaaaaaatatttaattaaaagcctgggtgaacaaatgtatctttaaagtcttgtaaaaggttgtcagagatggggaggctcttatttcggcatgTAGCCAGCACAAACATTCCATGTTTGTGCTGGCTGCATGCAACTCATCTAGCTCTAAGGACTCTCTCTCTTGTTCTTAACTCTGGAAAGTGGATAAGACCTTTAAATATCATTTCAGAAGGTTATGCTCCTAATGTGTGAGTACCACACAACCCCTCCACTTTGCACCTTGAGACTACAGGTTTACTTAAATCTGTATTGTATCTTATTCTTTCAACCTGCAGttgcagcagggtggatttgatttaaatcaaactgatttaaatcacaatttaaatcactagcagggtggataaaaataaaaaaaaatctgatttaaataaaaaaaaatccgatttaaattaaaaaaaattggatttttttgatttaaattggattttttttatttttatccaccctgctagtgatttaaatcgtgatttaaatcagtttgatttaaatcaaatccaccctggcccGTTGCAGTAAATTCGGCATTTACTTTCATACTCCAATTACAATTGACTCCATCCTATTTGTACTTTATAGTTTTGTTACTGGTTTCACTAGCAGAGAATAATTCTGTTTAATTTGGCCATCTTCCATATTTAGATCAATATTTAATAATgttgtgtgtagggatgtgcacggaaccacggaggcgtggtccggcactggggggagtgtggctttaagggtgggggggtagtacttcccccccactcttccccccccccgctcttccccctccggcgctggactttgctaagacgtttttggggtggcagagttcctccctgctgcccctgcccccatcgttgtctgcagagtttgcaagcagtcGAAGCTGGCACCCGTCGCGGTGCACGGCCACCGCTGGCAcatgcgccgcatacgtcacaatgATGTATGCGGCGTGCATGCACTGGCAACGGGAGCGCCCCGCAACGGGCgtatgcgtggcgccagcttctactgcttgcaaactctgcagacGACGATGGGAacaagggcggcagggaggaattctGCCGCTTCTGAAACGTTTTAGCAAAgtgcagcaccggagggggaagagcggtggtggtggggtaagtattaccccccctgcccttaaaaccacactccccccaccgccagaccggccgaattccggaccggtccggaggcctcttgcatggccccggacaGGTCTGTGCACACCCGTAGTTGTGTGGCAGAGGGGAAATTGCCTGGTATTTCCCAATGATTGAAGATATCCAGTCATTGGGAAATAGTAGGCAATTTCCCCTCTGCTATACAACATTACTGGTCTCATTGCCTGCTAGCTTGATGAAGAATCAAAAGACTGAGGGTGATTTGCCACTTCAAACAGTAAATGTGTACTTGAAGGTGCCTTTTGTACAAGTGGGGTTGAATTTATCTGATATGGTCAAGATTCATTCTTCATGCAGTGCAACAGAGCATGATATCTTCAGTTCGAATCTTTTGCTGCTTAGCTTTTATTTATACACTTGACTCTTCAGTAAGTCCTCCATGAAGGATAACTATTTCCCTGGTTGTAACTTCTTGTGTGCCATTTGCTTGATAGAATTTGTGAAAGTGGTTCTGTCCTGAGGTGCTTTAATAATTTTAAGATACATTTTTAGCAGTTTTTGCCATGTTGAACTATGAGGAAAAgtacaacttaaaaaaaattaaattaatggtTCATTTAAGACATGCTTGTGGGTTGTGGCAAATAAGAATTGTCACCAGTCAGGGATGACTGCAGTCATCCCTGAAAATTGCAgaaatttccccctttttaaccACAGATGACTGACATAGGGAGATATGGGTGGGATGGTAACTCTGGGTTTACTTGGAAGGCTGCTTCATCTTTAAGAACAGTGTGGAATATCTGAATAAAAGGTCCTTACAGACATGTTATGAAGACTCATTATCGTTCAATCTATTGTATGCTTGCAGTTCTCACCATTGTTCAGTAAACTtccatagatttttaaaaattccctcaGTAGACTCGGATACACCactaacagtgttccctctaacagggattcccagatgttgttgactacaactcccataatccctagccaaaggccattgcagctggggatgctggtatttgtagtcaacaacatctgggaatccctgttagagggaacactggccactaAGAATTTTTGTGTAATGTTGAATCTCTCTAGTTTCTTCTTTAACATTGGCCTAATTGGGATTCAGTCCTAGTATTTGACATCGCATCTCCTTTCTAGCTACTTTCCCGTATTTTTCTGCCTAAGGAGGATGCATTTGTTTTTCCAGTTTGCCTTCTACTTCCTGCGTACTTCTATAGTACAACAGGAGTGGTAACTTACAAAGTGAGGGCTAGCTTCTGTTTGTCTGCTCCATCCCTAATACTCAACATAGAGTATGGTGGAACTGTGATCACATATTTTGTGATGCCCAGAATGCCATTGTGTAGGTGGCAGTTTCCCTTTTACTGCACTGTGGTTGTCATTTGTTAGAGAAGATGGGAGTGAGATCTGTTTACCCCTTCGCCTTGCAGAGGTCAGGTCAAACCTAGTAGAATAGCAAATCTTTTCCTATTGGCACCTGATGTAAAGGCCGGCATCTCCCAGCAATTAAGGGGATACAAGCGGTTAGCCCATTTAAACAAGTTGGCTTTATTTTTCACAATAATGTAATTAGTGCATTTATATTTAGCAAAAGAATCAAGCTTATTGGTCTAAGTTCCTTTATCATTGAATTTTTAAAGCATTAACTTTATTACTTGTCCATATTTGACTGGTCAGATCCTCAACTTTaggaagcgtgtgtgtgtgtgtgtgtgtgagagagagagagagagagagagagaccattcCAAAGCAAAGGAAGGTAGCAACAAAACATGTGCACAATACTGCAGCATACCAGGATTCAAAGGGCTGTTTGCCCAAGTGAATGGCGCTTCTGcttgagtggtgtgtgtgtgtctgtctttgGACAGTCCTTGACCTTTGccaacttcctcctctggctgtagctccctgctccctccacCATCCCACACTGTTACTGAGGATCAGGAGACCCTCAGAATAGGCTTTACATTTAGAATGCAGGAAAGCCTCTTGGACTTTTAGGACCCACTCAACatcataagccacctaatggctcagtggggaaattacttgcctggtgagcaagaggttgctggttcagatccccactgggTGAAACacacatatcgggcagcagcgatagaggaaggtgctgaaaggcatcatctcacactacacgggaggaggcaatggtaaacccctcctgtattctaccaaagaaaactacatggctctgtggtcaccaggagctgacaccgactcgagggcacaactcaACATCATGCAAGAGAGCTTGACAAGCTTTACGTTTATGCTGCTTTTCTTTATTCATGTGTTACACTGTAATTTATTAGAATGTTAGAATatcaagaaggggagggggacattTTCACCTCTTCCCCCAAAGTTTATGCTCTTTTCTTTTACCTAATCAAGGATTCTGCTTTATTATgttcagaccagtgttccctctaacgtgTGTGTGAACGTGtgcgtgcacacaagtttttttaaatgtccgttcagttaattttagatcccactcaggttgaatcgggaaggccccactatgaatgcatgtttgcacacactgccttgatactgacgcccagaacaaaacctgtTCTGCACGCAGAAGGAAAAAATTAGAAGGATCAGTGGTTCAGACAcactaatatttttttttaagtggggcaggggagcttTAAAATAACTAGTCTTGTGTTAAACAACCAATGCAGCTTGTGGGGAAATTCTTAAGGGTTGCCTTGTCCTAGGTGAGGTTGGTTGCTCCCTTGGGTCATGAGCAAAAGTGCTCTTCTGCATCCCACTGTGTTCAGACaccagtgtatgtatgtatgggagGAATAGGGCTTCTTTCAACCCTGGAACCAATCCAGGCTTTGAAACTGTCTCTCCCATGAGGTCTGTCTGGCAACCTTGCTCCTATGCTAATGCTCTTCTTGTTTTGAAGGGCTTCTGCGTAGGAGGCTAGTCTCTGGTTTGCTGTATTCCCTCCTATTTTATTCTCTCTGGGGTGTGGGtgtgctttctccccacccccttctctggtTTTTCATCTATCTTTGAGGTTTGGGGAGTCACTTTGAATGTCCTTTTCAATAGAAAAGCCAGTTATAAATAACACACAGTTCAGAGGGGGAAGTCTGTGAATCCTTTTTGTTATGAATAAACAAAATTCTCAGCTAGTAAATGTTAGCTCACATGCCTCAAGGAAATTGTCACCCAACCAGTACTGATCTGTAGAATTGGTATTACAACTTCAAAACAAGTAATTTTGGCTTTTGTTGCCTTCATGTCATATGTCCTGTGTTGTAAAATGCCATACAGGGATTACTTTTATTACATTATTCCTTGTTTCCAATCTGACACTGCTCTGAGTGACCTAAATGCAAATAGTACAAATTGACAATAATGCTCAGCATGACTTTATCTTaccctccctccaaagagcagGATGGCACACATGATTGGTCCCTCTGCACAAGAATCCTGTGAGgtaaggttaggctgagagagcatgATTGGCCCAAGATCCTCACGTGAGCTTCGTGgctgctgagtggggatttgaacctagacTTCCCAGGTCTGATACTCTATCCTTTGTGCCACACTGGCTGTATTTCTGAGCTCTTTGCCAACATAATCACTGCACCACCAGGAGccccagaaggttacaagttcgatcctgaccaggggctcaaggttgactcagccttccatccttccgatgtcagtaaaatgagtacccagaatgttgggggcaatatgctaaatcactgtaaagcgcttagagagctccagctataaagcggtatataaatgtaagtgctgttgctatAATCACCTAAAATATAGTATAGTATGCCACTTAAATAGATAATAGGTTGAGCAAGTAATTGCATTCTATCACAGCTAGAGAGAGATGAGTTATGATGTGTGCGGCTTTTTGAATGAGAAAAGGATGGTAGCTTTCATTCCTAGTCATTTATATTGGATACTAGTTTAAATGTTACGATCTTTTACACTGagacacactttaaaaaataataataatgggcccTTTGAAATGCACCAGCCACCTCATACATTCTGAGGTGGTATAAGTGCATGACAAGTTTGTGCCATTTAAGCACCTGCATATTTAATTGCAGAACCCTACTTTTTCCAAGTGGGAGCAATATTATTAGCTCCAAGCATGTATGTAAATGATTACTAAAGCCACTCCACTTTGGCTTTGTTCAGATGTTCCCTTGCATGTTTCCTTTGGAAACTGGAGGGAAACTGAATCAGTATACTGATCAGACATTGTATGAAGATTGGTGAGAGAAGTGCAGGCTGATACTTAAAATATTTCAGGGATGAGTGGTTTTTGTGTCATCTTTTGTAGTATATGGCCAACACTGGACAGGCTTAATCTACAGGATCTTAATGAGCTCCTTCTAACATTCCAGAAACTTGATATTTTTCACTAATTTTTCATTGATTGCTTGTTTTCTACTTCTTGCCCATAAGTTAAAGTTGTTTTGGATTATAGTCATATCTCTTATTGCATTGCATTGAAAAATGACGGTAAGGAGAATGGATATTTGTTTACTCTGCACTGCATATTGCGGTATGTGTGGCTAGTGTTTTTAAAGTCCATGGCTAAGCACTGTAATGTTCAGTACTGtgagaataaaatatttaaacaagACTAATAGCTTTATCACTCATTTATGTCTAGTAATCTTCTGTAATTCAGTTTCAAGTTTTAGAGAATGTTGTGCCTTGTCATTAAAATGATTTAGTGAGTAGTTTGTTCCCTTATTCAGACATGATCATCTTCTCTGAAGTGATGTGTCTGGGAGATCTTGATGTTCATCTTTTGACCTTCCACTGGGGTTTGTTTTTGCAAAACTTTATTCATGATTGCCATAGATGGCTCATGAGTTTCTGTATTGTTCAAGATGAGACATTTCTTGATTTGTTCAACTTGACATTTCCTTCAAAGACTTAAAATCATTTTGTTCATCTGAGAAATGTTGCGAGatatttgcatatttttctgATACTAATGGCTTTCTCGTTTTCTAGATATGAGACATGAGTGTTGGACGCAGAAGATTAAAGTTGCTGGGAATTCTAATGATGGTGAACTTCTTCATATATGTGATCGTGGAAGTATCAAAGAGCAGTGGCCAAGAAAAGAATTCAAAAGGACATGTTGTAATACCCACGAACAAATTCTGGAGAAAGTATACTCCTCACAAGGCATATTGGAATAAACAGCAGCAGAAGTTGGAACACTTATACAATCCTAttttggcattgctttccaataTGACTGTGGAGGAAAGTTTTTCTTCTAATGCTAGTGTTTTGAACTCCTGTGACCCTGACCCAACTGTATCTTCGGAAGTTAGTGGCTTTGCAGATTTGCCAGATAgatttaaagacttcttaaattaCTTGAGATGTAGAAATTATTCTTTATTAGTAGACCAACCACACAAGTGCAAACATAAACCTTTTTTGCTTCTGGCTATCAAATCACTTATACCACATTTTGATAGAAGACAAGCAATTCGTCAGTCTTGGGGGAAAGAAATTAAATCAGGAGACATAACTATTGTGAGGGTCTTTCTATTGGGCCAGACCCCTCCAGAGGATAACTATCCTGATCTCTCTGATATGCTGAAATTTGAGAGTGAAACCCACAAAGACATTCTTCTGTGGAACTACAGAGATACTTTCTTCAACTTGACTCTGAAAGAGGTACTGTTTCTGAAATGGGTCAGTAATACCTGCCCAGATGCCCAGTTTATTTTCAAGGGAGATGATGATGTTTTTGTGAATACCCATCAGATCCTGGATTACTTGAAGAGCTTAACCAAGGATAAAGCCAAGGACTTGTTCATAGGTGATGTGATTAAAGATGCTGGACCTCATCGTGAAAAGAAACTGAAGTACTATATTCCAGAAAGTATTTATGAAGGCTCTTATCCTCCATATGCAGGAGGTGGTGGGTTTCTCTATTCTGGGGATCTGGCACTAAGATTAACAAATGCATCTGAGCAGGTCCTCCTTTATCCTATTGATGATGTGTATACTGGAATGTGTCTTCAGAAACTTGGGCTTGCTCCAGAAAAACACAAAGGATTCAGGACATTTGACATCGAAGAGAAACACAGGAATAACATTTGTTCCTATACAAATCTAATGTTGGTTCACAGCCGGAAACCTCAAGAAATGATTAAGATTTGGACAAACTTGCAGGATCCACGCTTAAGTTGTTAAGTACATATGTGACTTGTCTAAAATTTCCAAATTTGGGTTTAAATTTCTTGGCTAAATGGTTAATACACTGTCTTCGTATGGTGGCTTATTTTGCAAAACAAAGTTAGCTATAAACTGTCTGTCTAGTACTTCTAAAAGCAGGACTCCAATAACAGGGCACATTTTGAGGATATGGCATGAAGATGTAATCTTTATATTTCTACTGTCATGTTTCAATATTTTCACCTAATAAAATATTGAAAAATCATAGCCTTCAGAAATTGTGATTAAACTCATCATTGAGTAAATTACTAGTTAGTCCTGTGGTATTGGAAGTACAGTTTTCCTGTTTTCTAGTGCtggtaattttaattgtggtCTGTTTTAATGAcaacttcatttaactgaagtcATACACTTCTTGACTTGTTTACCTGAGATGAAACATCTCTGAAATTATGTTGTAAGTCAGATTCAGGAAGGTAGTTTCTAAATAAACATGGCAGATAATGCCCTAATTActgaaagatttttaaaaacatttttaacccTTCTAATATTACCCCACCACTAAACAGTATTCAATTAAATGTGAAACAGACACATTGGTGCAATCTAAATGACAGTGCATTTAAATGTTCAAATGATATATTATTCATTTGCAGAGAAGCTATATAACTTTAAAACGTGACGTGTAAATTTGAGAGGTTGAGGCTTTTTATATATCAGACAATATATAATGGACAAACATTTTACAATTTTACTGGTATTAAAGCTACACACTCTCCTTTTACCAAGATAATAGGCTTCATATTTGCTCAGTTGTTGTCTTctacattgattttaaaaaaagatactaGGCAACTTGGATTTGAGCTAATTAACTGGTTTGTGAAATTGCACATTGGTTCATAAAAACTGGGCATTCCCTGCAGGCTAGACTTGCAATCTCATAGATAAGTGGTGGTTTTTGATATCCCAAGTATAAGTGAACCCTAAACTTGGAAGGAGTATCTCAAAGGAATGATCCTTGAAACCCCAGAAGTCCTACCTGCCATATCTTCATCTGTGTCATATGAGATAATTATTCAAAACGGTGACTGCTTTTATATATGTAGAAGTGCCTGTATTTATTCAGATGGAAGACCAAAACACTTTCTTAAATATATTTAAGAAAATTTTATTTGTATAGTGTTGTCAGTCATATTTAAATAGAAAATGCTATTTTAAATGTGttgaaaatattaaatatattaaaataaagttagttgttttttaatttgaaaaatgCAATTTAAGTAGTGTTTTGTGTAGATCCTGGATTTTGTGTAATTCTTCCAGACAATTCACTGAATAGCAATCACTAACTGGACAATCCGTTCAGGAGTATGTTGGAACTTACATTTATTACAGTACTTAGCTCCTGGTCTGTGATCTGCTGCTTGAGGAGCAAGCCCATAAAACTGGACACTATTCTTGCCCATCTGCATACTGGTGTGCAATTTCTGTCATTGTGCTGCTTGGTTAGGAGTAGGTTGTAACTAAAGTGACACTTTGCAGTGGAAAGGATCCTCTGTTCCCACTAGATTCATTGGTGCCATATAAGAACAATTCTATTGCTCTGATGCACAGAAGACGTAATGGCCTTGTGAGGATGCACACACTCCCACACCTGCAAATACAACAAAGTCTTATGGCATTTCAGACTAACAAACGTATTGTAGCACAAGCTTTCATGGTCTAAAGCCGATATGCTTAATAAtacagaaagagagggagaaacattgtAAACAGAGAGGTGAAAGGTCTATGGGATGTAAGAGGTGAAGTCCATGACCATTTTTATGTAAAGCTTAAATCTAAGAGATAAAAGTACACCTATAATTAGTGGCCTCAAAATCTCAAATGCCTTAAAGGCATATAGAACTCTTTTTCTAGATCGAAAAGATTCCACAATTGCATTCTTCCATTGAAACCCATCAACAAGCTAGAGCTTACTTGatggaggagggtggtggtggtgatgatatgTTTCTGCCCAAATTGTCCTTCAGTTGATTCTTAAGTGATAAAGTTGCATGTGTATGTTAACAAGGAAGATGTACTTGCCCACTTAGTTCTCTGTGTGTGGTTTACTGAGCCATCTTATTTTGTCCATCTACTTTTCTGTATCCAGTTTTATGGCTGTTCCTCCACTGCCTGTTGTATTTCCTAGCTTCATGTTATCTGCAGTCTCTAAATTTTATTGAAAAACATGACTTTCTTTCAACTATATTtttgtaaatcaaataaaatttcTTTGAATTTGAAAATTGGTGTGTTCCTATGAGAGATGTTTACAGGCTTTTCAGCAATATTTTGAGGGGGGTTTTACAGTTCAACATTGAGTATTAAACTGTTGCCTATTTAATACTTTGTGTGTGCAAATGCAGGGATATGAGCTGTGTCAATACTATTTGTTTCTAAAGTGCCTAAAAACAACTCTGTTTTCTTACAAAAGGAGAATTGGAAGGTGACTCCCGCCCAGGATCTCCATGGTGATAAAGCTATATCCATGCCCAGGAACTCCATGGTGATAAAGACCATACATCTAAATAAGATGCATATAAAAGGAACAGGAAACAAGAAGGGAGTTTCTAGAGTATAATAGCAAACAACTAAAGCAAACTATTGCTGAATGGAGCACAATATGAAAGCTATACAGTTGTCAAGCTCTTTAGGATGACCAGCATAACTGTTTGCATTGCGAATGTACTTGGATCACATGAATCGTCCAAACAGTTAAAGTGTTCAGTGAAAGAAATGAGATTTCAAGCCACTAACATATTCAGTTACCTACATAAGACTTGTTAGATTTTAAGTCTGTTAAGCATGATTAGACTGGTAGTTTCTCATGACATGTGGAGTGTCATGCCAAGTTTTTGGGAATGAAATTTGTAGCCCCTGTAACTGAGAAGAAGTTTGCATCTTTTCCACATCACCCCCACTTATTTTGCACATTGGAAGTTCAAATGCAAGGATCCTTCTGTTCCCTTTGGACCAAACTGCATGTTATGTTAAATATAGGACCAAATTAAGCGTTTAACAAAGCAAACCAGCTATGGTAAGgacccctcccctcacccccaggtCATGAATGGGACCACAGCATGTGGAGGGAGGatttagctagggatgtgcacgaagtggaTCATTGATTTGGAaagcagatttcaaaggaattgttcTGCCTCGACCCACCTACCTAGGTCCAAGGCAAACTCACAATAATAGGGAAAAACCCACCCCCTCCTTTGTGATGGTATGAGTTGGAATGAGCTAAAAGCTTGTCACTCCTGTGTATCTCTTTCCTGCAGGCCTCCTTCTTTGCCACCTTTGTTGGAGGATTCTATATCAAAAAGCCCTAATACATTCTCCTTATTCTTGTCTAGAATATGTTGCCTGTTTTTCTCCACAATTTTGAATAAAGCAATACTACAATAACTTCTGAATTACTTTAAGAGGCATATTGATTGTACTAATGAAAAGACATGCTCAATAGGGCATAAAAGTTTTAAACAAACTTATTTTAGAGATATAGAAATCTTGATGATTATTTTGCACTGAGAAAAACTGATTCCTTGACCTAAACTACCTTTATTTAGAAGTTAAAAACACCTTCCTAGCACTCTTATTAAGGAAAATGGGTTAAAATTTCTGTTTGGATGCTGGGGCTGTGCCTTACCAAAATAATTGGGAATGGATTGATTTTGATAAGAATCTTGTCAAGTGCATTGAC encodes:
- the B3GNT2 gene encoding N-acetyllactosaminide beta-1,3-N-acetylglucosaminyltransferase 2; the encoded protein is MSVGRRRLKLLGILMMVNFFIYVIVEVSKSSGQEKNSKGHVVIPTNKFWRKYTPHKAYWNKQQQKLEHLYNPILALLSNMTVEESFSSNASVLNSCDPDPTVSSEVSGFADLPDRFKDFLNYLRCRNYSLLVDQPHKCKHKPFLLLAIKSLIPHFDRRQAIRQSWGKEIKSGDITIVRVFLLGQTPPEDNYPDLSDMLKFESETHKDILLWNYRDTFFNLTLKEVLFLKWVSNTCPDAQFIFKGDDDVFVNTHQILDYLKSLTKDKAKDLFIGDVIKDAGPHREKKLKYYIPESIYEGSYPPYAGGGGFLYSGDLALRLTNASEQVLLYPIDDVYTGMCLQKLGLAPEKHKGFRTFDIEEKHRNNICSYTNLMLVHSRKPQEMIKIWTNLQDPRLSC